The Nocardia sp. BMG111209 genome includes a window with the following:
- a CDS encoding ABC transporter substrate-binding protein: MFGRSDIRGSRPLRAIAAAAVALGLASCSSAQPPVHSTAHADDYGTPVGEQKVRQGGDLVMGLSNEPDRLDPTTSSSLYMRYVMSTVCEKLYDNDSSGNLVPQLATELPHFSDDGLTVTIPLRTGVQFADGTTFNSSAVRTSLQRHLTLDGSQRTGEMGPITEIDTDGQSQIVLKFGTPFAPITAALADRAGMIMSPSALREEGKDFGDHPVCVGPFKFVERIPQQTIVVERDPLYYDAQNVHFDRIVYRIMTDPKARAAALRAGDVQVADTMSPQDVDALSTDPRLHLLVSGSFGFQGFYLNIGNVDGAGKPAKPIETPLAIDARVRQALSLSVDRQALVDQVFKGWYEPTCTPIAPRTSYATAADTDCPEFDPDRARRLLADAGVQTPYPVTMQVMNVSDQLQYAQALQAQLARGGFDLRIVPSEYPAMLEAQKRGTYESLLLGWSGRLDPDGNISRFLTTGSSGNYAGYSSPDLDEVLAWAAHSTSPARRGALYEQAVRLVQRANPYIYTYRLRNLTVHSTGVTGIEVYADGTVRLGKAAFVADRNS; this comes from the coding sequence TTGTTCGGGCGCTCTGATATTCGCGGGTCGCGGCCGTTGCGCGCGATCGCCGCCGCGGCCGTGGCCCTGGGGCTGGCCTCCTGCTCGTCGGCGCAGCCGCCGGTGCACAGCACCGCGCACGCCGACGATTACGGCACCCCGGTCGGTGAGCAGAAGGTGCGCCAGGGCGGCGATCTGGTGATGGGCCTGTCCAACGAACCGGACCGGCTCGATCCGACCACCTCGAGTTCGCTGTACATGCGCTATGTGATGAGCACGGTCTGCGAGAAGCTCTACGACAACGACTCGTCCGGAAATCTGGTGCCGCAGTTGGCCACCGAGCTGCCGCACTTCTCCGACGACGGACTCACGGTCACCATCCCGCTGCGCACCGGGGTCCAGTTCGCCGACGGCACGACCTTCAATTCCAGTGCCGTCCGGACCAGTCTGCAACGACATCTCACGCTGGACGGATCCCAGCGCACCGGCGAGATGGGCCCGATCACCGAGATCGACACGGACGGTCAGTCCCAGATCGTCCTGAAGTTCGGTACGCCGTTCGCGCCGATCACGGCCGCGCTCGCCGACCGGGCCGGAATGATCATGTCCCCGAGCGCACTCCGCGAGGAGGGCAAGGACTTCGGCGACCACCCCGTCTGCGTGGGCCCGTTCAAATTCGTCGAGCGGATCCCGCAGCAGACGATCGTGGTGGAACGCGATCCGCTGTACTACGACGCGCAGAACGTGCATTTCGATCGGATCGTGTACCGGATCATGACCGATCCGAAGGCCCGCGCGGCGGCGCTGCGGGCCGGTGACGTCCAGGTCGCCGACACCATGTCCCCGCAGGACGTCGACGCACTGAGCACCGATCCCCGTCTGCACCTGCTGGTCTCGGGCTCGTTCGGCTTCCAGGGCTTCTACCTCAACATCGGCAACGTGGACGGCGCCGGTAAACCGGCGAAGCCGATCGAGACCCCACTGGCCATCGATGCCCGTGTCCGGCAGGCGCTCTCGCTGAGCGTCGACCGGCAGGCGCTGGTGGACCAGGTGTTCAAGGGCTGGTACGAGCCGACCTGCACCCCGATCGCGCCGCGCACCTCGTACGCGACCGCGGCCGATACCGATTGCCCGGAGTTCGATCCGGATCGCGCGCGCCGGCTGCTGGCCGACGCGGGTGTGCAGACGCCCTATCCGGTCACGATGCAGGTGATGAACGTATCCGACCAGTTGCAGTACGCGCAGGCGCTGCAGGCCCAACTCGCCCGTGGCGGTTTCGATCTGCGCATCGTGCCCTCGGAGTATCCGGCGATGCTCGAGGCACAGAAACGCGGCACCTACGAGTCGCTGCTGCTGGGCTGGTCGGGACGACTCGACCCGGACGGCAACATCTCCCGCTTCCTCACCACCGGATCCAGCGGCAACTACGCCGGATACAGCTCCCCCGACCTGGACGAGGTGCTGGCCTGGGCGGCCCACAGCACCAGCCCCGCCCGGCGCGGCGCGCTGTACGAGCAGGCGGTCCGATTGGTGCAACGAGCGAACCCGTACATCTACACCTATCGGCTGCGCAACCTCACCGTGCACTCCACCGGCGTGACCGGAATCGAGGTGTACGCCGACGGCACCGTGCGGCTCGGCAAGGCGGCTTTCGTCGCGGATCGGAACAGCTGA
- a CDS encoding L-lactate permease, which translates to MDALAAGLPIAVAVVLLLTRRVGGQVIAAVTLVVSVVVAVWYFDFPWSRLAVGYRHALGTAVEIAIILAGGCLLNRVLAAAGTYAAVADWLRGTRREIDRTDVVLLIVLGITPFAESVTGFRVGIVMAIPLLRSVGFSPSRAAALGLLGLVIVPWGALAPGTLIAATVTGIPVDRIGQASAWLSLPVFLCCGAAALWVGYGRAALSRLPDLLWSAGALWLGVLAAQYALGTPPAGAVGSVAGIAAGTVLLRLRHGSLARPGPRLAFLLSPYAVLLAGILLGRMIFRLASGHGAAVAVLTSPALWLAVAAGYAVGVVLDRERVSVTRAALAQWWPVASTTLLFLFVGTTLAASGMSGAVAAAAGHLGPAYPLAAPWIGGVGGFLTGSNSGANAMFAAGQAAAAASVHRSALVTVAIQNVSGSLLTMASLPRLTLARQLASAAPATTSASPASPAANRNHDAVDRNHDAADRDRGAVDADHDAVDPDRDAVDPDRDSVSRAVLGADAVVLVLLSVVGVVAS; encoded by the coding sequence GTGGATGCATTGGCGGCCGGTCTGCCGATCGCGGTCGCGGTCGTCCTGCTGCTCACTCGGCGGGTCGGCGGGCAGGTGATCGCCGCGGTCACGCTGGTCGTGAGCGTCGTGGTCGCGGTCTGGTACTTCGACTTTCCGTGGTCCCGCCTGGCCGTGGGCTACCGGCATGCGCTGGGTACCGCGGTGGAGATCGCGATCATCCTCGCCGGTGGCTGCTTGCTGAATCGCGTGCTCGCCGCCGCCGGAACCTATGCGGCCGTGGCGGATTGGCTGCGAGGCACTCGGCGGGAGATCGACCGGACCGATGTCGTCCTGTTGATCGTGCTGGGTATCACGCCGTTCGCCGAATCGGTGACCGGTTTCAGGGTGGGCATCGTGATGGCGATCCCGTTGCTGCGCAGCGTCGGATTCTCGCCGTCGCGCGCGGCCGCGCTGGGACTGCTGGGCCTGGTCATCGTGCCGTGGGGTGCGCTGGCGCCGGGCACGCTGATCGCCGCCACGGTCACCGGCATCCCGGTCGACCGGATCGGCCAGGCGTCGGCGTGGCTGTCGTTGCCGGTGTTCCTGTGCTGCGGTGCGGCCGCACTGTGGGTCGGCTACGGGCGGGCCGCGTTGTCGCGGCTGCCCGACCTGCTCTGGTCGGCCGGTGCGCTGTGGCTCGGCGTTCTGGCGGCTCAATACGCGCTGGGCACACCGCCGGCCGGCGCGGTGGGCAGCGTGGCCGGGATCGCCGCGGGCACCGTGCTGTTGCGGCTGCGCCACGGCAGCCTCGCCCGTCCCGGCCCCCGGCTCGCCTTCCTGCTGTCCCCCTACGCGGTGCTGCTCGCCGGAATCCTGTTGGGCCGAATGATCTTTCGGCTCGCGAGCGGGCACGGCGCCGCGGTGGCGGTGCTGACGAGCCCGGCGTTGTGGTTGGCCGTCGCCGCCGGGTACGCGGTGGGGGTCGTTCTCGATCGGGAGCGGGTGTCGGTGACCCGGGCCGCGCTGGCGCAGTGGTGGCCCGTCGCGTCGACGACGCTACTGTTCCTGTTCGTCGGCACGACCCTCGCCGCGTCCGGCATGAGCGGTGCGGTGGCGGCCGCCGCCGGACACCTCGGCCCGGCCTATCCGCTGGCCGCGCCGTGGATCGGTGGCGTGGGTGGATTTCTCACCGGATCCAACTCCGGCGCCAACGCGATGTTCGCCGCGGGGCAGGCCGCCGCCGCGGCGAGCGTCCACCGCTCGGCGCTCGTGACGGTCGCGATCCAGAACGTGTCCGGATCCCTGCTCACCATGGCCTCGCTGCCCCGCTTGACACTGGCCCGCCAATTGGCAAGCGCCGCACCCGCCACCACGTCGGCGTCCCCCGCTTCCCCGGCCGCGAATCGAAACCACGATGCCGTGGACCGGAACCACGATGCAGCAGACCGGGATCGCGGTGCAGTGGACGCGGACCACGATGCTGTGGACCCGGATCGCGATGCTGTGGACCCGGATCGCGATTCGGTGTCGCGCGCGGTCCTCGGCGCCGATGCGGTTGTGCTGGTGCTACTGTCCGTAGTCGGCGTAGTGGCGAGCTGA
- a CDS encoding DNA repair exonuclease, which translates to MIRLAHVADVHLGARLRATPDYPGCPPIDPVGDAYAAFEILRQRLLTGDYDGVLIAGDLFDRHEPTPRALAAASAALGDLHDAGIPVALAWGNHDAESPLPRQLRLPPTCWVAPTGAAGTRYWPDQGIALHARSVDMPDEVRDLAADYPKPVTGWTNIGMLHTSLGGERSRRVCAPTTVPTLADRRYDYWALGHVHERLVINPDPMVAFAGNPHPARKFERGPRGFLELHCADETVTAHAVDTSPIVRETLTAETESDIRALFDEYPAVGRTILWTLSGPPDLLPAAREAAREHPGFAVTGKGNAAAHGESD; encoded by the coding sequence GATGCCTACGCCGCCTTCGAGATACTGCGGCAGCGCCTGCTCACCGGCGACTACGACGGCGTGCTGATCGCCGGCGACCTGTTCGATCGCCACGAACCCACCCCGCGTGCCCTGGCGGCCGCGTCCGCGGCGCTGGGCGACCTGCACGACGCGGGCATCCCGGTGGCGCTCGCCTGGGGCAACCACGACGCCGAATCGCCACTGCCCCGGCAACTCCGGCTGCCGCCGACCTGCTGGGTGGCGCCTACCGGCGCGGCCGGCACCCGGTACTGGCCCGATCAGGGCATCGCCCTGCACGCCCGCTCCGTCGACATGCCGGACGAGGTACGTGATCTCGCCGCCGACTACCCGAAGCCGGTGACGGGCTGGACCAATATCGGAATGCTGCACACCAGCCTCGGCGGTGAGCGCAGCCGCCGCGTATGCGCACCCACCACCGTGCCCACCCTCGCGGACCGCCGCTACGACTACTGGGCACTGGGACATGTGCACGAGCGCCTGGTGATCAACCCGGACCCGATGGTGGCCTTCGCCGGAAACCCGCACCCGGCCCGAAAATTCGAACGCGGCCCACGCGGCTTCCTCGAACTGCACTGCGCGGACGAGACCGTCACCGCACACGCCGTGGACACCTCCCCGATCGTCCGCGAAACCCTCACCGCCGAAACGGAATCCGATATCCGCGCACTGTTCGACGAATACCCGGCCGTAGGCCGGACGATCCTGTGGACCCTGTCCGGCCCCCCGGACCTCCTCCCGGCCGCGCGCGAAGCCGCCCGCGAGCACCCCGGATTCGCGGTCACGGGCAAGGGGAACGCGGCGGCGCACGGCGAATCCGACTGA